Proteins from one Clostridia bacterium genomic window:
- a CDS encoding family 10 glycosylhydrolase, producing MRYFKSTLLCICFAAITLIRINVYAADESKISTPAIVFENGSTYSINLIDKIRENESIIVYTRNYGEFTEPFAESTHEYIVVNNIVAEENTNGAKGTYIPSNGYVVSYTGTNGEFLKNLDIGKGFTLLNIEIPTLPEMYFELDGVIVPIDKINSGRDSNKITLYNPSFGASTKTNAWGMELTVVSNTIGKIIDIRNEKGITLDNNSPIPSDGVVISIHSGSPYYKQLHEKAKVTDKVVVTTDNMLYNASKNKYAACNPQTIADNPAAWNIAEGKPYDGFRGPNQLIIYDSSYGSHTGTNPYGYEVVVSNEGQIISTGGNDSEIPKGGYVLSGHGDKLNWLQKYALLGATVVFNNDKKEVTMIFTPDSYMNMALYNINSAQASLELAKKQYLDISYDNVQSMINLTESKLKKIQAQLAQGQYDGLIKAVRDMQKDADTAYYMTFESVKVENRAVWLRPRDTSIVQIQKRLDMLKALNINTIYLETYWNGYAIYPTNNEIMQHNPMFNGLDVLGVYLKEAHARGIELHAWVENFLVDQSIAAKKPEWMAMSRKGDNYYLENGVTKYYFMNPALPEVRDFLSGLYKGLISNYNLDGIQFDYMRYSHSGDYSNDFGYDTYTRQLFTDYTGTDPIVLKPSDALWQNWCGFRAYIVSSYAYRLFSEVKSIKPNLTISSDVWPDYDKTIVDIYQDPRAWIQKDYINNLIPMSYYLYEAPVVDDINNSRAFARGHSQLTSGIAAFNKVDTKVFLRQIAAIRAANTSGIAIFEFESLFSGGYEGPLKLGAFSSPSIVTNGDPEQSIKMVLNELVRKIDDIYIKYGGMDTPAAEKYKKLLSAIKVSFKDDTDTTKAAYYLKHSIEDLLVAIDSDPSLNNEVVKRIGSDLNIAINIIDAYISDTRFMTSHEVREFQVEIPVKVLKNNEMAPLKLKAVFNDNASMYLDKAQYSIKTDNPASVEITGDILKLKDVKERTTITIDILDNFKFNTTKDINKKMELVINQDGKTIADFAYGILKASEVGYTTARLDWGSAVIDSDIAGYAVYRNDMEIARTSSDMFNDRDLQSGENYVYYVHGFDAAGNIVYKSDQVTINTKVPSLLASH from the coding sequence ATGAGATATTTTAAAAGTACTTTATTATGCATCTGTTTTGCTGCAATTACTCTTATACGCATTAATGTTTACGCCGCTGATGAAAGTAAAATAAGCACTCCGGCAATTGTCTTTGAAAATGGCTCCACATATTCAATCAACTTGATTGATAAAATCCGAGAAAATGAAAGCATTATAGTTTATACCAGAAATTATGGAGAGTTCACTGAACCGTTTGCAGAAAGCACTCATGAGTATATTGTTGTAAACAATATAGTTGCTGAGGAAAATACCAATGGTGCCAAGGGTACATATATTCCTTCGAATGGCTATGTTGTATCGTATACCGGAACTAATGGAGAATTCCTTAAAAACCTTGATATTGGCAAGGGGTTCACACTTTTAAACATAGAAATCCCGACTTTACCTGAGATGTATTTTGAGTTGGATGGCGTTATCGTTCCTATAGATAAAATTAATTCCGGTCGAGATTCCAATAAGATAACATTATATAATCCTTCTTTTGGGGCTTCAACAAAAACGAATGCCTGGGGGATGGAATTGACTGTTGTAAGCAATACAATAGGTAAGATTATTGATATAAGGAATGAGAAAGGTATAACACTTGATAATAACTCTCCGATACCGTCAGATGGAGTAGTTATATCCATACATTCAGGAAGTCCATATTATAAACAATTGCATGAGAAAGCAAAAGTAACTGATAAAGTAGTTGTAACTACGGACAATATGCTATATAACGCAAGTAAGAACAAATATGCTGCCTGCAATCCACAAACAATAGCGGATAACCCCGCAGCTTGGAATATAGCAGAGGGTAAGCCCTATGATGGTTTTAGAGGTCCCAATCAGCTGATAATCTATGACAGCAGTTACGGCAGTCATACTGGCACGAATCCTTACGGTTATGAGGTTGTGGTAAGCAACGAAGGGCAGATAATAAGTACGGGCGGCAATGATTCAGAAATCCCAAAGGGCGGGTATGTACTTTCGGGACATGGAGATAAGCTGAATTGGCTTCAGAAATATGCACTTCTGGGTGCAACAGTCGTATTCAATAATGACAAAAAGGAAGTAACGATGATTTTCACTCCTGATTCGTATATGAATATGGCTCTATATAATATAAATTCAGCACAGGCCAGCCTGGAGCTTGCTAAGAAGCAATACTTGGATATTTCATATGATAACGTGCAGAGCATGATAAATCTGACTGAATCTAAACTGAAGAAAATTCAAGCACAGCTTGCCCAAGGACAATATGACGGCTTGATAAAGGCGGTCAGGGATATGCAGAAAGACGCAGATACTGCATATTATATGACCTTTGAATCTGTAAAGGTAGAAAACAGGGCAGTATGGCTAAGACCCAGAGATACCAGTATTGTTCAAATACAAAAGCGCCTTGATATGTTGAAGGCTCTAAATATAAACACCATATACCTTGAAACCTACTGGAACGGATATGCTATATATCCGACAAACAATGAGATTATGCAGCATAACCCTATGTTTAATGGGTTAGATGTGCTTGGCGTATACTTAAAAGAGGCACATGCAAGAGGTATTGAATTGCATGCATGGGTTGAGAACTTCTTGGTGGATCAGTCTATAGCTGCGAAAAAACCTGAATGGATGGCAATGAGCAGAAAAGGTGATAATTATTACCTTGAAAACGGTGTAACCAAATACTACTTTATGAATCCGGCTCTGCCTGAAGTCCGTGACTTTTTATCCGGCTTATATAAGGGGCTTATCAGTAATTATAACCTTGATGGCATTCAGTTTGATTACATGCGATATTCCCATTCGGGTGATTACTCAAACGATTTTGGCTATGATACCTATACCAGACAACTTTTTACTGATTATACCGGTACCGATCCTATAGTTTTAAAGCCCAGTGATGCACTATGGCAGAATTGGTGCGGTTTCAGAGCATATATAGTCAGTTCCTATGCATATAGATTATTTTCAGAAGTAAAATCGATAAAACCTAACCTCACTATATCTTCAGATGTATGGCCCGACTACGATAAGACGATAGTTGACATTTACCAAGATCCTAGAGCGTGGATACAGAAAGATTACATCAATAATTTAATACCAATGTCCTACTACCTTTATGAAGCCCCTGTGGTTGATGATATTAACAATTCACGGGCTTTTGCAAGAGGTCATTCACAGCTTACGTCCGGAATTGCTGCATTCAATAAAGTTGATACCAAGGTGTTTTTAAGGCAGATTGCTGCAATAAGAGCTGCAAATACAAGCGGGATTGCAATTTTTGAGTTTGAGTCATTATTCAGCGGAGGTTATGAAGGTCCATTAAAGCTAGGAGCCTTCAGCAGTCCCTCAATAGTCACAAACGGAGACCCTGAGCAATCAATAAAAATGGTGCTTAATGAGTTAGTGCGAAAAATTGATGATATATATATCAAATATGGTGGTATGGACACTCCCGCGGCTGAAAAATACAAAAAACTTCTAAGTGCTATCAAGGTCAGCTTTAAAGATGATACTGATACAACAAAAGCAGCATATTATCTCAAACATAGCATCGAAGATTTACTAGTAGCTATTGATTCTGATCCAAGTCTAAATAACGAAGTCGTAAAACGTATCGGTTCCGACTTAAATATTGCTATAAATATAATTGATGCATATATCTCAGACACCAGATTTATGACTAGCCATGAAGTCAGAGAATTCCAGGTTGAGATACCGGTTAAAGTCCTCAAAAACAATGAAATGGCACCACTGAAGTTGAAAGCTGTATTTAATGATAATGCGAGCATGTACCTTGACAAAGCACAATACTCAATAAAGACTGACAATCCAGCTTCTGTTGAGATAACTGGTGATATACTCAAGCTGAAGGATGTTAAGGAAAGAACAACAATTACAATTGACATTCTGGATAACTTCAAATTCAATACCACCAAGGATATAAATAAAAAAATGGAGCTTGTAATAAACCAAGATGGCAAGACTATAGCGGATTTTGCCTATGGTATTTTAAAAGCATCTGAAGTAGGCTATACAACTGCCAGGCTTGACTGGGGAAGTGCAGTAATTGATTCGGATATAGCCGGATATGCTGTCTATCGCAACGATATGGAAATTGCAAGAACCTCTTCTGACATGTTCAATGACAGAGACTTGCAATCAGGTGAGAATTATGTCTACTATGTACATGGATTTGATGCAGCAGGCAATATAGTATATAAGAGCGACCAAGTGACAATCAATACAAAAGTACCCAGCTTACTTGCCTCACATTAG
- a CDS encoding tetratricopeptide repeat protein — translation MKGEIVNRYRLIELFVKIILWILVIAIFILKQMDVFESLPDYLETLVLALDLSAAVILSWFMPSSISERKFNKGLKLIDKDNDKAVLYLEDYLDSKTLSDIDRRHVLRILGVAKHKKGDDEGAIRCLNQALEGQDRDNDLKVEILGSMGIIYSESGEYQKAVEHFDRSFDIIFALSKAHIDKTILMQVINAYIKAGQKEKAVLIYDRLLMIRGFKRDARVEELLGI, via the coding sequence ATGAAGGGTGAAATTGTGAATAGATATAGACTTATTGAGCTTTTTGTAAAAATTATATTATGGATTCTAGTGATTGCAATATTTATATTGAAGCAAATGGATGTATTTGAGTCTCTCCCTGACTATTTAGAAACATTGGTACTTGCATTAGACTTGTCTGCAGCAGTGATACTCTCCTGGTTCATGCCATCGTCAATCTCAGAGAGAAAGTTCAACAAGGGGCTAAAGCTCATAGATAAGGACAATGATAAGGCGGTTCTATATTTGGAAGATTACCTTGATTCAAAAACACTATCAGATATTGATAGACGGCATGTTTTGAGAATCCTTGGAGTTGCTAAACATAAAAAAGGAGATGATGAAGGAGCAATCCGCTGCCTTAATCAGGCACTTGAAGGTCAGGATAGGGATAATGACCTGAAGGTAGAGATATTGGGTTCCATGGGTATTATATACTCCGAATCAGGTGAGTATCAAAAAGCAGTGGAGCATTTTGACAGAAGTTTTGATATAATATTTGCATTGTCAAAAGCCCACATTGATAAAACAATATTAATGCAGGTTATAAACGCTTATATAAAGGCAGGACAGAAGGAAAAGGCAGTATTGATATATGACAGGCTGCTGATGATAAGAGGGTTTAAACGCGATGCAAGAGTTGAAGAGCTGCTGGGTATCTAA
- a CDS encoding putative motility protein, with protein sequence MNVSMDMSGLQSVRQALGIANMRTALKQDAESVAYIMKSLQETSAKTLEMSVTPHIGGNIDLKG encoded by the coding sequence ATGAATGTATCCATGGATATGTCAGGCCTTCAAAGTGTAAGACAAGCTCTGGGTATAGCAAACATGCGAACAGCGCTGAAACAGGATGCAGAGAGTGTGGCTTACATTATGAAAAGCTTGCAGGAAACAAGTGCAAAAACTTTAGAGATGTCTGTCACTCCACATATAGGCGGAAATATAGATCTTAAAGGATAA
- a CDS encoding rubredoxin produces the protein MEKWICTACGYVYDPEAGDPDSGVAPGTPFEEIPEDWVCPLCGVGKDMFEKA, from the coding sequence ATGGAAAAATGGATTTGTACAGCATGCGGTTATGTTTATGACCCAGAGGCAGGAGATCCAGACAGCGGAGTTGCTCCCGGCACTCCTTTTGAAGAGATACCAGAGGATTGGGTATGTCCTTTATGCGGAGTTGGAAAGGATATGTTCGAGAAGGCATAA
- a CDS encoding PLP-dependent aminotransferase family protein: MGIKFASRMDNIKGSAIRELLKLTEEPDIISFAGGLPAPELFPIEEMEQVCCRVLREDGKAAMQYSSTDGYLPLRAKIAKRAVKLGINVEAEDILMTSGSQQGLEFSGKIFINEGDVVICESPSYLGALSAFKAYQPKFVEIPMDEDGMIIEDLEKALAANNNVKFIYTIPDFQNPTGRTLSLERRKRLMELATKYEIPVIEDNPYGELRFEGEIMPSLKCFDPKNLVIHLGTFSKIFAPGLRLGWVIAEPEILHKYNLVKQGADLQCSTIAQREVDKFLEMYDIEAHIEKIKKVYKTRRDLMLEVMRAEFPKGTTYTTPSGGLFAWATFPKEIDAAELLKKALEQKVAFVPGEPFYPNGGNANHCRLNYSNMPDDKIVEGMKRLAKVLKAF; the protein is encoded by the coding sequence ATGGGAATTAAATTTGCTAGTAGAATGGACAACATCAAGGGATCCGCTATTCGTGAACTACTAAAGCTTACTGAAGAGCCAGACATAATATCATTTGCAGGAGGACTTCCGGCGCCTGAGCTTTTTCCTATCGAGGAAATGGAACAGGTATGCTGCAGAGTATTGCGGGAAGACGGAAAGGCTGCAATGCAATATAGCTCAACAGATGGTTATCTGCCGCTCAGGGCAAAGATAGCTAAAAGGGCAGTAAAGCTTGGAATAAATGTAGAAGCTGAAGATATACTTATGACAAGCGGTTCACAGCAGGGTCTTGAGTTCTCTGGCAAAATATTCATTAATGAGGGTGACGTGGTAATATGTGAAAGCCCGAGCTATTTGGGCGCATTGAGTGCTTTCAAAGCTTATCAGCCTAAATTCGTTGAAATACCAATGGACGAAGACGGGATGATAATAGAAGATTTGGAGAAAGCTTTGGCAGCGAACAACAATGTAAAATTCATATACACTATTCCTGATTTCCAGAACCCTACAGGCAGGACTTTAAGCCTTGAAAGAAGAAAACGTCTAATGGAGCTTGCTACCAAGTATGAGATACCTGTTATAGAAGATAATCCATACGGTGAGCTCAGATTTGAAGGCGAGATAATGCCATCGCTAAAGTGCTTCGATCCAAAGAATCTTGTAATTCATCTGGGAACTTTCTCAAAGATTTTCGCGCCGGGCTTGAGACTTGGATGGGTCATAGCTGAGCCGGAAATACTTCATAAATATAACCTGGTCAAGCAGGGTGCCGACTTGCAGTGTAGCACCATTGCTCAGAGGGAAGTTGACAAGTTTCTTGAAATGTATGATATCGAAGCGCATATAGAAAAAATTAAAAAAGTATACAAAACTAGAAGAGACTTAATGCTTGAGGTCATGAGGGCAGAATTCCCAAAGGGTACAACATACACTACCCCGAGCGGAGGACTTTTTGCATGGGCTACATTCCCGAAGGAAATTGATGCTGCAGAGCTGCTCAAGAAAGCTTTGGAGCAGAAAGTAGCATTTGTACCTGGTGAACCCTTCTATCCAAATGGCGGTAATGCAAATCACTGTAGATTGAACTATTCGAATATGCCAGATGATAAGATAGTAGAAGGAATGAAAAGACTTGCTAAAGTATTGAAAGCGTTTTAG
- the iolG gene encoding inositol 2-dehydrogenase: MKKIRMGIVGLGRLGLKHAEDLAFKIPNAELIAVCSIKKEEIDYVQSSWNIKYGYTDYYEMIRNAELDAVAIVSPSPVHCAQIEAALEAGLHVFSEKPLGVTVEECKLAERAVEKHPDKVFMLGFMRRYDPSYAYAKQKLNEGAIGKPFLLRATSADPEKAVVGAIKFAATSGGMFLDMMIHDIDLARWFLDSEARSVYAVGGCYVHKEFGQFGDSDNACALMQFKNDTMAMFYSGRTAPHGYHVETEIVGTKGTLRVGATPQKNLVTIFNEHGAVQECVSGFPERFEQAYLLEKQEFINCILENRRPEVTVYDGTKSTEIAYKATESFRENKLVVID, from the coding sequence ATGAAAAAGATAAGAATGGGCATCGTAGGCTTGGGACGATTGGGATTGAAGCATGCCGAGGATCTGGCTTTCAAGATACCAAACGCAGAACTCATTGCAGTCTGCAGCATTAAGAAGGAAGAAATTGATTATGTACAAAGCAGCTGGAATATAAAATATGGCTACACTGATTATTATGAAATGATTAGGAATGCTGAACTGGATGCAGTTGCTATAGTATCGCCGTCTCCGGTGCACTGTGCACAGATTGAAGCAGCTCTTGAAGCAGGATTGCATGTGTTTAGCGAAAAACCCCTTGGTGTTACAGTTGAAGAATGCAAGCTTGCAGAGCGGGCGGTGGAGAAGCATCCTGACAAGGTATTCATGCTGGGCTTTATGAGAAGGTATGATCCATCCTATGCTTACGCAAAGCAGAAGTTAAACGAGGGTGCAATTGGAAAACCATTTTTGCTCAGAGCCACAAGCGCGGATCCGGAGAAAGCAGTAGTCGGAGCTATTAAATTCGCAGCAACAAGCGGAGGAATGTTCCTCGATATGATGATACATGACATTGATCTTGCAAGGTGGTTTTTAGACTCAGAAGCAAGGAGCGTATATGCTGTTGGCGGTTGTTATGTCCACAAGGAATTCGGTCAGTTCGGAGATAGCGATAATGCCTGTGCCCTAATGCAATTCAAGAACGATACCATGGCTATGTTCTACTCCGGGAGGACTGCTCCTCACGGCTACCATGTGGAAACGGAAATCGTTGGTACGAAAGGTACCCTTAGAGTAGGTGCTACCCCTCAAAAGAATCTGGTTACCATATTCAACGAGCATGGAGCAGTTCAGGAATGCGTCTCAGGTTTTCCGGAAAGATTTGAACAGGCCTATCTGTTGGAAAAGCAGGAATTCATAAATTGCATTTTAGAGAATCGGAGACCTGAGGTTACAGTATATGACGGGACAAAATCCACAGAAATAGCATATAAGGCCACTGAATCCTTCAGGGAGAATAAGCTGGTAGTAATAGATTAG
- a CDS encoding LacI family DNA-binding transcriptional regulator: protein MQVTIKDIAKKIGISYATVSRALNDRAGVNAETREIVLEEARKMGYQPNAIARGLVMKYTHTIALVIPDITNPFFPEIVRSVEDVASEHGYNTFLCNTNWDVEKEQSYLKLLQEKRVDGIILKPASDSAENNFGNITVPLVLLDRTSQNDSFSCIEVDDERGGFLATKHLIESGYKRIAFIGGKPDSYTNSKRIEGYKQALSRYKYEIDETLIVNGSFKTKSGYEIMNKLIKSGNIPDAVFSGNDVIALGVMQSAEENGLIVPGDLGIVGYDDIDYAKLPQIQLTTIAQPKCQIGKCAVELLLKEINDSENKESKIIILEPELIVRSTTREEHKW from the coding sequence ATGCAAGTAACAATTAAGGATATAGCAAAAAAAATTGGTATTTCATATGCTACAGTTTCAAGAGCGTTGAATGATAGAGCTGGGGTGAATGCTGAGACAAGAGAAATAGTGCTGGAAGAGGCAAGAAAGATGGGCTATCAGCCCAATGCAATAGCAAGGGGTTTGGTTATGAAGTATACACATACCATTGCACTTGTCATTCCTGATATAACTAATCCTTTCTTTCCGGAAATTGTAAGAAGTGTAGAGGATGTAGCCAGTGAGCATGGATACAATACTTTTTTATGCAATACAAACTGGGATGTGGAAAAGGAGCAGTCTTACTTGAAATTACTGCAGGAGAAGAGAGTAGACGGCATAATACTAAAACCTGCATCTGACTCTGCGGAGAATAATTTTGGGAACATCACCGTCCCCTTGGTACTTCTCGATAGAACCTCACAGAATGACAGCTTCAGCTGCATTGAGGTAGATGATGAACGGGGAGGATTTCTGGCAACCAAGCATCTCATAGAATCAGGCTACAAAAGGATTGCCTTCATAGGAGGGAAACCTGATTCATACACGAATTCTAAAAGAATAGAAGGCTATAAGCAAGCACTCAGCAGATATAAGTATGAAATAGATGAAACACTTATTGTAAATGGAAGCTTTAAGACCAAAAGCGGTTATGAGATCATGAATAAGCTCATTAAGTCCGGTAATATTCCGGATGCAGTTTTTTCGGGCAATGACGTGATAGCGCTCGGAGTAATGCAAAGTGCTGAAGAAAACGGGCTGATTGTGCCCGGCGATCTTGGAATAGTAGGATACGATGATATAGATTATGCTAAGCTTCCGCAGATACAGCTGACAACAATTGCTCAGCCAAAGTGTCAGATAGGCAAGTGCGCTGTAGAATTGCTGTTAAAGGAGATCAATGACAGTGAAAACAAGGAATCGAAAATAATCATATTAGAACCTGAGTTAATAGTAAGAAGCACAACAAGAGAAGAGCATAAATGGTAG
- the pgk gene encoding phosphoglycerate kinase: MEIKYGKIRTIDEFDYKGRTVLLRVDVNSPIDPSTKRIVNENRIKASIPTIRDILQKGAKLAIIAHQGDTLDYQNLVPMNEHAEKLSAYLGVQVKYIDDVAGPAAQEAVKNLKEGEAILLGNLRYLSEEISTFENVVKLKPEEMLETYLVRNLAPLADYYVNDAFAAAHRNAPSMVAFQELLPTAGGRQLIEEYSALTRVMKTPAKPSIFVLGGAKISDAFGMMKQVLENGTTDKILSCGITGEIMLLAMGKALGSRKMGFLKDRELLLYVEPAREYLRDYPGKIEVPVDLAYELDGERHELSVFELPQEELYMDIGSGTIERYKRVIAEAGTIFVNGPAGVYENKLFENGTREIWNAIADSKGYSVIGGGDTVSAASRFINLEKISYVCTAGGAMVRFLSGKKLPLIEAMEKAYDRAKSL, from the coding sequence ATGGAAATAAAATATGGGAAAATAAGAACCATTGATGAATTTGACTATAAGGGAAGGACAGTGCTTCTGAGGGTGGATGTCAATTCACCCATTGATCCTTCAACAAAAAGGATAGTCAACGAGAATAGAATAAAAGCAAGTATACCTACTATAAGGGATATACTGCAAAAAGGTGCAAAGCTGGCTATAATTGCCCACCAAGGAGATACCTTGGATTATCAGAATCTTGTACCTATGAACGAACATGCAGAAAAGCTTTCAGCATATTTGGGCGTACAAGTGAAATACATAGATGATGTCGCGGGTCCGGCAGCTCAGGAGGCTGTTAAGAATCTTAAAGAGGGGGAGGCTATCCTTCTCGGAAACCTCAGGTATCTTTCCGAGGAGATTTCTACCTTTGAAAATGTTGTAAAGCTTAAGCCTGAGGAAATGCTGGAAACTTATCTCGTGCGCAATCTAGCACCCCTCGCGGACTATTACGTAAATGATGCCTTTGCTGCAGCCCACAGGAATGCTCCATCAATGGTAGCTTTTCAGGAGCTTCTTCCCACAGCAGGGGGCAGGCAGCTGATTGAGGAATACAGTGCACTAACCAGGGTGATGAAAACGCCGGCGAAGCCATCAATATTTGTACTTGGAGGGGCTAAAATATCTGATGCTTTCGGTATGATGAAGCAGGTTTTGGAAAACGGCACTACAGATAAGATACTATCCTGCGGCATAACCGGAGAAATTATGCTTCTGGCAATGGGAAAAGCGCTGGGCAGCAGGAAGATGGGATTTCTAAAGGATAGGGAATTGCTTCTATATGTTGAGCCTGCAAGGGAGTATTTGAGGGATTACCCCGGCAAGATAGAAGTCCCTGTAGACCTGGCTTATGAATTGGACGGTGAAAGGCATGAGCTATCTGTGTTTGAACTGCCACAGGAAGAGCTGTATATGGATATTGGTTCAGGGACAATAGAGAGGTATAAAAGAGTAATTGCTGAGGCTGGCACAATTTTTGTAAATGGCCCTGCCGGAGTGTATGAGAACAAATTGTTTGAAAACGGCACAAGAGAAATCTGGAATGCCATAGCTGATTCAAAGGGTTACTCAGTAATAGGCGGAGGGGACACAGTCAGCGCAGCGTCGAGGTTTATAAATCTTGAAAAAATAAGCTATGTCTGTACTGCCGGTGGAGCAATGGTAAGATTCCTATCTGGGAAAAAGCTTCCTTTGATTGAGGCGATGGAGAAGGCATATGACAGGGCTAAAAGTTTGTAA
- a CDS encoding type II glyceraldehyde-3-phosphate dehydrogenase, producing the protein MIKVGVAGYGVIGQRLADGVASQGDMKLVGVADVAPTLAVRALKEKGMPYNLYLAVQDNKSQFDELNIPVSGTLEELVQEVDIMLDATSAGVGAMNKELYARYNKKAIFQGGEKNSVADVFFHGYANYEKGLGAQFLKLTSCNTTGLIRSVDCLDRLYGIDKVAITIIRRVADPGDYHRGLTNALQIDKAPSHQALDLMTIMPHVDATGILVHTPVTHGHIITVLATGKKKITKEMALEAFKTHDRIRVVRIADGFLGNASLFRYARDLGNPRGDMYEIAMWEESIVESGNDIMYAINIPQEAVTIPETIDGIRAALEMQTERLEAVAETNKYLGLGKWK; encoded by the coding sequence ATGATAAAGGTTGGAGTAGCCGGATACGGCGTAATCGGGCAGAGGCTTGCCGACGGGGTGGCAAGTCAAGGAGATATGAAGCTTGTAGGTGTCGCTGATGTCGCACCTACACTTGCTGTCCGTGCATTAAAGGAAAAAGGAATGCCCTACAACTTGTACCTGGCGGTACAGGATAACAAGAGTCAATTTGATGAGCTTAACATACCGGTTTCGGGAACTTTGGAGGAACTGGTGCAGGAAGTGGATATAATGCTTGATGCCACCAGCGCCGGAGTCGGTGCAATGAATAAGGAGCTTTATGCCAGGTACAACAAGAAGGCAATCTTCCAAGGCGGTGAAAAGAACAGTGTAGCTGACGTATTCTTCCATGGATATGCCAATTATGAGAAAGGACTCGGCGCACAGTTTTTAAAGCTTACATCCTGCAATACCACAGGGCTGATTAGGTCGGTGGATTGTCTTGACAGACTATATGGTATAGATAAAGTAGCAATTACAATAATCAGGCGTGTAGCAGATCCGGGTGACTACCATAGGGGGCTCACTAACGCTCTTCAGATTGATAAGGCTCCAAGCCATCAAGCATTGGATCTTATGACAATAATGCCCCATGTGGATGCAACCGGAATACTTGTACACACACCTGTAACCCATGGACACATTATAACAGTATTGGCAACCGGCAAGAAGAAAATCACCAAGGAAATGGCTCTTGAAGCCTTTAAGACCCATGACAGGATAAGAGTAGTGAGGATTGCTGACGGATTCCTCGGGAACGCTTCGTTGTTCAGATATGCAAGAGACCTTGGAAATCCAAGGGGGGACATGTATGAAATAGCAATGTGGGAAGAGTCCATAGTAGAATCCGGGAATGATATCATGTATGCAATCAATATCCCGCAGGAAGCCGTAACAATCCCTGAGACAATAGACGGTATAAGGGCTGCGCTTGAAATGCAGACAGAAAGACTGGAAGCTGTAGCAGAAACCAATAAATATTTGGGGTTAGGAAAATGGAAATAA